The Kitasatospora setae KM-6054 genome contains a region encoding:
- a CDS encoding aldo/keto reductase: protein MNAFRGIGPFEVPAVGLGCMNLSHAYGTPPAPEDAAKLLLAALDAGVTLFDTAALYGFGANEELVGRVLGPYREQIVLASKCGMTGVDGRRVIDGRPETIRRTADEALARLGTDVIDLYYLHRLDGSVPVEESVGALAGLVAAGKVRAIGLSEVSAATLRRAHAVHPVAALQNEYSLWTRNPERGTLAATRELGTALVAFSPVGRGFLTGAPPALADLPPGDIRHAMPRFTDAHYPANLALRAELADLAAGAGLTVAQLALAWVLSRGEHVIAIPGTRSVDHLREDVAVLGLDVPADLLAAAGRILSDETVHGSRYAEATLPEIDTERCGAAG from the coding sequence GTGAACGCCTTCCGCGGGATCGGGCCGTTCGAGGTCCCGGCCGTCGGCCTCGGCTGCATGAACCTCAGCCACGCCTACGGCACCCCGCCCGCCCCGGAGGACGCCGCGAAGCTGCTGCTGGCCGCGCTGGACGCGGGCGTCACGCTCTTCGACACGGCCGCGCTGTACGGCTTCGGCGCCAACGAGGAGCTGGTCGGCCGGGTGCTCGGCCCGTACCGGGAGCAGATCGTGCTGGCCTCCAAGTGCGGCATGACGGGCGTGGACGGGCGGCGCGTCATCGACGGCCGCCCGGAGACGATCCGGCGCACCGCCGACGAGGCGCTGGCCCGGCTCGGCACCGACGTGATCGACCTCTACTACCTGCACCGGTTGGACGGGTCCGTCCCGGTCGAGGAGAGCGTCGGCGCGCTGGCCGGGCTGGTCGCGGCGGGCAAGGTCCGCGCGATCGGCCTGTCCGAGGTGTCGGCGGCCACCCTGCGCCGGGCGCACGCGGTGCACCCGGTCGCGGCGCTGCAGAACGAGTACAGCCTGTGGACCCGCAACCCGGAGCGCGGCACCCTGGCCGCCACCCGCGAACTCGGCACCGCCCTGGTCGCGTTCAGCCCGGTCGGGCGCGGCTTCCTGACCGGCGCGCCGCCCGCGCTGGCCGACCTGCCGCCCGGCGACATCCGGCACGCCATGCCGCGCTTCACCGACGCCCACTACCCGGCCAACCTGGCGCTGCGCGCCGAACTCGCCGACCTGGCCGCCGGCGCGGGCCTGACCGTCGCCCAACTCGCCCTGGCCTGGGTGCTCTCGCGCGGCGAGCACGTCATCGCCATCCCCGGCACCCGCTCGGTCGACCACCTGCGCGAGGACGTCGCCGTCCTCGGCCTGGACGTCCCGGCCGACCTGCTGGCGGCGGCCGGCCGGATCCTCTCCGACGAGACGGTGCACGGCTCGCGCTACGCGGAGGCGACCCTGCCGGAGATCGACACCGAACGCTGCGGCGCGGCGGGCTGA
- a CDS encoding Gfo/Idh/MocA family oxidoreductase, with protein sequence MTTQQPLRIALAGGGAFGAKHAAALRRIEGVELAAVVSSSPDSSRRFAAEQGVGRAAGSLAEVLAMDDVDAVILATPTPLHAEQTRACLAAGKHVQVEIPVAASLPDAEASAAAAERTGLVAMAGHTRRFNPSHQWIRRRIAAGELSIQQLDVQTYFFRRSNLNALGQQRSWTDHLLWHHAAHTVDLFAYQTGSPIVRANALQGPVHPELGIAMDMSIQLQAASGAICTLSLSFNNDGPLGTFFRYIGDTGTYLARYDDLVTGEDEPIDVSGIDVSLDGIELQDREFTAAIREGREPNASLAQVLPCYRTLADLERQLAEPVGA encoded by the coding sequence ATGACCACCCAGCAGCCCCTGCGGATCGCCCTGGCCGGCGGCGGCGCGTTCGGCGCCAAGCACGCCGCCGCACTGCGCCGGATCGAGGGCGTGGAGCTGGCCGCCGTGGTCTCCTCCTCGCCGGACAGCTCCCGGCGGTTCGCCGCCGAGCAGGGCGTCGGCCGGGCGGCCGGCAGCCTGGCCGAGGTGCTGGCGATGGACGACGTGGACGCGGTGATCCTGGCCACCCCGACGCCGCTGCACGCCGAGCAGACCCGGGCGTGCCTGGCGGCGGGCAAGCACGTGCAGGTGGAGATCCCGGTCGCGGCCTCGCTGCCGGACGCCGAGGCGTCCGCCGCGGCCGCGGAGCGCACCGGCCTGGTCGCGATGGCCGGGCACACCCGCCGCTTCAACCCCAGCCACCAGTGGATCCGGCGGCGGATCGCGGCCGGCGAGCTGAGCATCCAGCAGCTGGACGTGCAGACCTACTTCTTCCGCCGCAGCAACCTCAACGCCCTCGGCCAGCAGCGCAGTTGGACCGACCACCTGCTGTGGCACCACGCCGCGCACACCGTCGACCTGTTCGCCTACCAGACCGGCTCGCCGATCGTCCGGGCGAACGCGCTCCAGGGCCCGGTCCACCCCGAACTGGGCATCGCGATGGACATGTCGATCCAGTTGCAGGCGGCGAGCGGCGCGATCTGCACCCTCTCGCTGTCCTTCAACAACGACGGCCCGCTCGGCACCTTCTTCCGCTACATCGGCGACACCGGCACCTACCTGGCTCGCTACGATGACCTGGTGACCGGAGAAGACGAACCGATCGACGTCAGCGGCATCGACGTCTCGCTGGACGGCATCGAACTGCAGGACCGCGAGTTCACGGCCGCGATCCGCGAGGGCCGCGAACCGAACGCCTCGCTCGCCCAGGTACTGCCCTGCTACCGCACGCTGGCCGACCTCGAACGGCAGCTCGCCGAACCGGTGGGCGCGTGA
- the ligA gene encoding protocatechuate 4,5-dioxygenase subunit alpha: MAIDRSYRLVPGTTIFDAEQSARGYHLNQFCMSLMTAENRAAYLADERGYLDAWPLREEQRRALLDRDLNAAMREGGNIYFLAKWGATLGFSFQQMAGSMTGMTEQEYRDMMVAGGRSATAPASRIDHAVLEAAHAADTPPAEHAAVSAAVFTSHVPAIGAAMDHGKTDEPYWQPVFAGYEPSRRWAAAHVPDVVVLVYNDHASAFDLSLIPTFVLGTGAAYPTADEGYGPRPVPGVEGDPELAAHLAHCLIQDDFDLTLANEMPVDHGLTVPLSLMFGEVEKWPCKVIPLHVNVVQYPVPSGARCFELGRALRRAVESYPRPLDVQVWGTGGMSHQLQGPRAGLINREWDNAFLDRLVTDPAGLARVPHLEYVEEAGSEGIELVMWLIARGALSDVDDGGTVDVEHRFYHVPASNTAVGHLILTNQHPQPTEEN; this comes from the coding sequence ATGGCGATCGACCGCAGCTACCGGCTGGTGCCCGGCACCACGATCTTCGACGCCGAGCAGTCCGCCCGCGGCTACCACCTCAACCAGTTCTGCATGTCGCTGATGACGGCCGAGAACCGGGCCGCCTACCTGGCCGACGAGCGCGGCTACCTGGACGCCTGGCCGCTGCGCGAGGAGCAGAGGCGGGCGCTGCTGGACCGCGACCTGAACGCGGCGATGCGCGAGGGCGGGAACATCTACTTCCTCGCCAAGTGGGGTGCCACGCTGGGGTTCTCGTTCCAGCAGATGGCGGGCTCGATGACCGGCATGACCGAGCAGGAGTACCGGGACATGATGGTGGCCGGCGGCCGCTCCGCCACCGCCCCGGCCAGCCGGATCGACCACGCCGTGCTGGAGGCCGCGCACGCCGCCGACACCCCGCCCGCCGAGCACGCCGCCGTCTCGGCCGCCGTGTTCACCTCGCACGTCCCGGCGATCGGCGCCGCCATGGACCACGGCAAGACCGACGAGCCGTACTGGCAGCCGGTGTTCGCCGGGTACGAGCCGTCCCGGCGCTGGGCCGCCGCGCACGTCCCGGACGTGGTGGTCCTGGTCTACAACGACCACGCCAGCGCCTTCGACCTGTCGCTGATCCCGACCTTCGTGCTGGGCACCGGCGCCGCCTACCCGACCGCCGACGAGGGCTACGGCCCGCGCCCGGTGCCGGGCGTCGAGGGCGATCCGGAGCTGGCCGCGCACCTGGCGCACTGCCTGATCCAGGACGACTTCGACCTGACGCTGGCCAACGAGATGCCGGTCGACCACGGGCTGACCGTGCCGCTGTCGCTGATGTTCGGCGAGGTCGAGAAGTGGCCGTGCAAGGTGATCCCGCTGCACGTCAACGTGGTGCAGTACCCGGTGCCGTCCGGGGCGCGCTGCTTCGAGCTGGGCCGGGCGCTGCGCCGGGCGGTCGAGTCGTACCCGCGCCCGCTGGACGTCCAGGTGTGGGGCACCGGCGGGATGAGCCACCAGTTGCAGGGCCCGCGCGCCGGGCTGATCAACCGGGAGTGGGACAACGCCTTCCTGGACCGGCTGGTCACCGACCCGGCGGGCCTGGCCCGGGTGCCGCACCTGGAGTACGTCGAGGAGGCCGGCTCGGAGGGCATCGAGCTGGTGATGTGGCTGATCGCGCGCGGCGCGCTGAGCGACGTCGACGACGGCGGCACGGTCGACGTCGAGCACCGCTTCTACCACGTGCCGGCCTCCAACACGGCCGTCGGCCACCTGATCCTGACCAACCAGCACCCCCAGCCCACCGAGGAGAACTGA
- a CDS encoding amidohydrolase family protein, giving the protein MTVHQEKTPGWLDWHPAPSRPALTLPAGAVDAHCHVFGPAAAFPYAPERKYTPCDASAEQLFALRDHLGFDRNVIVQATCHGADNRALVDALRRSGGRARGVATVRPGVSDAELRELHEAGVRGVRFNFVRRLVDVTPRADLWDVVRRIAPLGWHVVLYFEAADLAGLREFFLSVPVPLVVDHLGRPDVSKDPDGPEFAEFLSFLRARDDIWCKVSCPERLSLTGPAALDGERDAYRDVVPFARRVVEEFPDRVLWGTDWPHPNLKDHMPDDGLLVDFLPHVAPTAELRQQLLVDNPTRLYWPENEGS; this is encoded by the coding sequence ATGACCGTGCACCAGGAGAAGACCCCGGGCTGGCTGGACTGGCACCCCGCCCCGAGCCGCCCCGCACTGACCCTCCCGGCGGGCGCGGTGGACGCGCACTGCCACGTGTTCGGCCCCGCCGCCGCGTTCCCGTACGCGCCCGAGCGCAAGTACACCCCGTGCGACGCCTCCGCCGAGCAGCTGTTCGCGCTCCGCGACCACCTGGGCTTCGACCGGAACGTGATCGTCCAGGCGACCTGCCACGGCGCCGACAACCGGGCCCTGGTGGACGCGCTGCGCCGCTCCGGCGGCCGGGCCCGCGGCGTGGCGACGGTGCGGCCGGGCGTCTCGGACGCCGAGCTGCGCGAGCTGCACGAGGCGGGGGTGCGCGGCGTCCGGTTCAACTTCGTCCGCCGGCTGGTCGACGTCACCCCGCGCGCGGACCTGTGGGACGTGGTGCGGCGGATCGCCCCGCTCGGCTGGCACGTGGTGCTGTACTTCGAGGCCGCCGACCTGGCCGGGCTGCGCGAGTTCTTCCTCTCCGTCCCGGTGCCGCTGGTGGTCGACCACCTGGGCCGCCCGGACGTGTCGAAGGACCCGGACGGCCCGGAGTTCGCCGAGTTCCTGTCCTTCCTGCGGGCCCGGGACGACATCTGGTGCAAGGTCAGCTGCCCCGAGCGGCTCTCGCTGACCGGCCCGGCCGCGCTGGACGGCGAGCGGGACGCCTACCGGGACGTGGTGCCGTTCGCCCGCCGGGTGGTCGAGGAGTTCCCCGACCGGGTGCTGTGGGGCACCGACTGGCCGCACCCCAACCTGAAGGACCACATGCCGGACGACGGCCTGCTGGTCGACTTCCTGCCGCACGTCGCGCCCACCGCCGAGCTGCGGCAGCAGCTCCTGGTCGACAACCCGACCCGCCTGTACTGGCCCGAGAACGAAGGGAGTTGA
- the ligK gene encoding 4-carboxy-4-hydroxy-2-oxoadipate aldolase/oxaloacetate decarboxylase produces the protein MHTELGVVHTKIERPDPAAVAALSAFGSATVHEAMGRTGLTRPYLRPVYPSARLCGPAVTVLLQPGDNWMLHVAAEQVRPGDVVVAACTTESEDGFFGELLATSFRSRGCAGLVIDGGVRDVADLAAMDFPVFSRAVNARGTVKATLGSVNVPVVCANAPVRPGDVVLADADGVVVVPRERVAQVAEASARREENEAGKRERLRSGELGLDMYAMRGPLAELGLRYED, from the coding sequence ATGCACACCGAACTCGGTGTCGTCCACACGAAGATCGAGCGGCCCGACCCGGCCGCGGTGGCCGCACTGTCGGCCTTCGGCTCGGCGACCGTCCACGAGGCGATGGGCCGCACCGGCCTGACCCGCCCGTACCTGCGCCCGGTGTACCCGTCGGCGCGGCTGTGCGGCCCGGCGGTGACGGTGCTGCTGCAGCCGGGCGACAACTGGATGCTGCACGTCGCGGCGGAGCAGGTCCGGCCGGGCGACGTGGTGGTGGCGGCCTGCACGACGGAGAGCGAGGACGGGTTCTTCGGCGAGCTGCTGGCGACCTCGTTCCGCTCGCGGGGCTGCGCGGGCCTGGTGATCGACGGCGGGGTGCGGGACGTCGCGGACCTCGCGGCGATGGACTTCCCGGTGTTCTCCCGGGCGGTGAACGCCCGCGGCACGGTGAAGGCGACCCTGGGCTCGGTGAACGTGCCGGTGGTGTGCGCCAACGCGCCGGTCCGCCCGGGCGACGTGGTGCTCGCGGACGCGGACGGCGTGGTGGTGGTGCCGCGCGAGCGGGTCGCCCAGGTCGCCGAGGCGTCGGCGCGGCGCGAGGAGAACGAGGCGGGCAAGCGCGAGCGGCTGCGCTCGGGCGAACTCGGCCTGGACATGTACGCGATGCGCGGCCCGCTGGCCGAGCTCGGCCTGCGCTACGAGGACTGA
- a CDS encoding amidohydrolase family protein, producing MIIDAHGHFTTAPPQLAAWRERQSAAVNDPANTPDPSELRISDDELREAVGSNQLRLMDERGTDLTVFSPRASFMAHHVGDFAVSSAWARICNDLVHRVSALFPERFAMGAMLPQSPGVDPASCLPELRRAVEELGAVSVNLNPDPSGGHWTAPPLTDRAWYPLYEALVEYEVPAMVHVSTSCNPAFHTTGAHYLNADTTAFMQLLQGDLFADFPTLRLVIPHGGGAVPYHWGRFRGLAQALGGPAPEELVGRNVFFDTCVYHQPGIDLLASVVPSEGVLFASEMIGAVRGVDPLTGHHFDDTRRYVDATDRLDDERRAAVYAGNALRVHPRLAARLAARPAAR from the coding sequence GTGATCATCGACGCGCACGGCCACTTCACCACCGCCCCGCCGCAGCTCGCCGCCTGGCGCGAGCGCCAGAGCGCCGCCGTGAACGACCCGGCGAACACCCCCGACCCTTCCGAGCTGCGGATCTCGGACGACGAGCTGCGCGAGGCGGTCGGCTCCAACCAGCTGCGGCTGATGGACGAGCGGGGCACCGACCTGACGGTCTTCTCGCCGCGCGCCAGCTTCATGGCGCACCACGTCGGCGACTTCGCGGTGTCCTCCGCCTGGGCGCGGATCTGCAACGACCTGGTGCACCGGGTGAGCGCGCTGTTCCCGGAGCGCTTCGCGATGGGCGCGATGCTGCCGCAGTCGCCGGGCGTCGACCCGGCGAGCTGCCTGCCGGAGCTGCGGCGCGCGGTGGAGGAGCTGGGCGCGGTCTCGGTGAACCTCAACCCGGACCCGTCCGGCGGCCACTGGACCGCCCCGCCGCTGACCGACCGGGCCTGGTACCCGCTGTACGAGGCGCTGGTGGAGTACGAGGTGCCGGCGATGGTGCACGTGTCGACGTCCTGCAACCCGGCGTTCCACACCACCGGCGCGCACTACCTGAACGCCGACACCACCGCGTTCATGCAGCTGCTGCAGGGCGACCTGTTCGCGGACTTCCCGACGCTGCGGCTGGTCATCCCGCACGGCGGCGGCGCGGTGCCCTACCACTGGGGGCGCTTCCGCGGGCTGGCGCAGGCGCTCGGCGGGCCGGCGCCGGAGGAGCTGGTGGGCCGCAACGTCTTCTTCGACACCTGCGTCTACCACCAGCCGGGCATCGACCTGCTGGCCTCGGTGGTGCCGTCGGAGGGCGTGCTGTTCGCCAGCGAGATGATCGGCGCCGTCCGGGGGGTCGACCCGCTGACCGGCCACCACTTCGACGACACCCGGCGGTACGTGGACGCCACCGACCGCCTGGACGACGAGCGGCGGGCGGCCGTGTACGCCGGCAACGCGCTGCGCGTCCACCCCCGGCTGGCCGCCCGGCTGGCCGCCCGCCCCGCCGCGCGCTGA
- a CDS encoding 4-hydroxybenzoate 3-monooxygenase, which translates to MPRSAVDPAEVGPAEVGGAAVDPAAVGAAEVDTVTEVPVAVVGAGPAGLMLAHLLGRAGVDAVAVDLRSRAEIESTHRAGILEADAARDLVETGVSDRILREGHEHEGTELRFGGRAHRIDFRALVGASVWLYPQTEVFTDLADARARDGGTVHFGVSDPEVLDADTDRPRVRFTAADGTRHELRARYVVGADGSRGMCRGLVPEELRVRHGTEYPFAWFGVMAQAPASAPELVYAHSEHGFALISRRTETVQRMYFQCDPDEDTAAWPDERIWATLQARVAGGDGFRLVEGPILERTVLRFRSFVQEPMRWGSLLLAGDAAHTVPPTGARGLNLALHDVKVLAGVLLRALGREGEPALADYQPLALRRIWRAQHFSSWMTRLLHTAPGASPFELRRQLGELDSVVGTRAGRAYLAEQYTGWPSSR; encoded by the coding sequence ATGCCCCGATCCGCCGTCGACCCCGCCGAAGTCGGCCCTGCCGAAGTCGGCGGCGCCGCCGTCGACCCCGCCGCCGTCGGCGCCGCCGAGGTCGACACCGTCACCGAGGTGCCCGTCGCGGTGGTCGGCGCGGGCCCGGCCGGGCTGATGCTGGCCCACCTGCTGGGCCGGGCGGGCGTGGACGCGGTGGCGGTCGACCTGCGGAGCCGGGCCGAGATCGAGTCCACCCACCGGGCGGGCATCCTGGAGGCGGACGCGGCCCGCGACCTGGTGGAGACCGGGGTGAGCGACCGGATCCTGCGCGAGGGCCACGAGCACGAGGGCACCGAGCTGCGCTTCGGCGGCCGGGCGCACCGGATCGACTTCCGGGCGCTGGTCGGCGCCTCGGTGTGGCTGTACCCGCAGACCGAGGTGTTCACCGACCTGGCGGACGCCCGCGCGCGGGACGGCGGGACGGTGCACTTCGGCGTCAGCGACCCGGAGGTGCTGGACGCGGACACCGACCGCCCCCGGGTCCGCTTCACCGCCGCGGACGGGACGCGGCACGAGCTGCGGGCCCGCTACGTGGTCGGCGCGGACGGCTCGCGCGGCATGTGCCGGGGCCTGGTCCCGGAGGAGCTGCGGGTCCGCCACGGCACCGAGTACCCGTTCGCCTGGTTCGGCGTGATGGCGCAGGCCCCGGCGAGCGCGCCGGAGTTGGTGTACGCGCACTCGGAGCACGGGTTCGCGCTGATCAGCCGGCGCACCGAGACCGTGCAGCGGATGTACTTCCAGTGCGACCCGGACGAGGACACCGCCGCCTGGCCGGACGAGCGGATCTGGGCGACGCTGCAGGCCCGGGTCGCGGGCGGGGACGGCTTCCGGCTGGTGGAGGGGCCGATCCTGGAGCGGACGGTGCTGCGCTTCCGCTCGTTCGTGCAGGAGCCGATGCGCTGGGGTTCGCTGCTGCTGGCGGGCGACGCCGCGCACACCGTGCCGCCGACCGGCGCGCGCGGGCTGAACCTGGCGCTGCACGACGTCAAGGTGCTGGCGGGCGTGCTGCTGCGGGCGCTGGGCCGGGAGGGCGAGCCGGCGCTGGCCGACTACCAGCCGCTGGCGCTGCGCCGGATCTGGCGGGCCCAGCACTTCTCGTCCTGGATGACCCGCCTGCTGCACACCGCGCCGGGCGCCTCGCCGTTCGAGCTGCGCCGCCAACTGGGCGAGCTGGACAGCGTGGTGGGCACCCGCGCGGGCCGCGCGTACCTGGCCGAGCAGTACACCGGCTGGCCGTCCTCCCGCTGA
- a CDS encoding IclR family transcriptional regulator, translating into MSANGVSAAGKVLRVLAVFDREHPSRTLSEIARSAGLAVSTAHRVVAELAAWGALERAEDGSWHVGLRLWEVASGCPRTQILRDAALPFMQDLYEATHENIQLAVREGTELVFVERIAGHRSVDLLTMVGTRFPVASTGMGRVLLAHAPREFQDEVLAEPLRSWTPHTVTDPRTLRAQLDLIRREQVFVSDRQLSESTVAVAAPVRIGRSGPVSAALGIVVAARGAERARGLREPLLRAVHGISEELGRRARTAL; encoded by the coding sequence ATGAGTGCGAACGGTGTCTCGGCTGCGGGCAAGGTCCTCCGGGTGCTGGCGGTGTTCGACCGCGAGCACCCGTCCCGGACGCTGTCGGAGATCGCCCGCAGCGCGGGCCTGGCGGTCAGCACGGCGCACCGGGTGGTGGCGGAGCTGGCGGCGTGGGGGGCGCTGGAGCGGGCCGAGGACGGGTCGTGGCACGTGGGGCTGCGGCTGTGGGAGGTCGCCTCGGGGTGTCCGCGGACGCAGATCCTGCGGGACGCGGCGCTGCCGTTCATGCAGGACCTGTACGAGGCGACGCACGAGAACATCCAGTTGGCGGTCCGCGAGGGCACCGAGCTGGTGTTCGTGGAGCGGATCGCGGGGCACCGCTCGGTGGACCTGCTGACGATGGTGGGCACCCGTTTCCCGGTGGCGTCGACCGGGATGGGCCGGGTGCTGCTGGCGCACGCGCCGCGCGAGTTCCAGGACGAGGTGCTGGCGGAGCCGCTGCGGTCCTGGACGCCGCACACGGTGACCGATCCGCGGACGCTGCGGGCGCAGTTGGACCTGATCCGCCGGGAGCAGGTGTTCGTGAGCGACCGCCAGTTGTCGGAGAGCACGGTGGCGGTGGCCGCGCCGGTGCGGATCGGCCGGTCGGGGCCGGTGAGCGCGGCGCTGGGGATCGTGGTGGCGGCGCGCGGCGCGGAGCGGGCGCGGGGGCTGCGGGAGCCGCTGCTGCGGGCGGTGCACGGGATCTCCGAGGAGCTGGGGCGGCGGGCCCGCACGGCGCTGTAG
- a CDS encoding substrate-binding domain-containing protein, whose protein sequence is MDLPDLHLPDLHLLSSMAVRPALAALAPLLPGVRLEAGGGVEVARRIRAGAPADLAVLAADALAALHAEGLAERPRPLWDSATVAAVAHDAPPAALDTVDDLTALLTGARAVAHSTGPSGTALRALVERLGLAGRVRLVCADPGVPAGSLLADGRADLAFQQHSELAGLPGVRILGPLPGDTAITSTFAAAVLTATATPDRARALLDLLAGEPATAAVRARGMHPHRPGRSTDAR, encoded by the coding sequence GTGGACCTGCCCGACCTGCACCTGCCCGACCTGCACCTGCTCAGCTCGATGGCCGTCCGCCCCGCCCTCGCCGCCCTCGCCCCGCTGCTGCCCGGCGTCCGCCTCGAAGCGGGCGGCGGCGTCGAGGTCGCCCGCCGGATCCGCGCGGGCGCCCCCGCCGACCTGGCCGTGCTCGCCGCCGACGCGCTCGCCGCGCTGCACGCCGAAGGACTCGCCGAACGGCCCCGCCCACTCTGGGACTCCGCGACCGTCGCCGCCGTGGCGCACGACGCGCCGCCCGCCGCACTGGACACCGTCGACGACCTCACCGCCCTGCTCACCGGCGCCCGCGCCGTCGCCCACTCCACCGGCCCCAGCGGCACCGCGCTGCGCGCCCTGGTCGAACGCCTCGGCCTGGCCGGACGCGTCCGCCTGGTGTGCGCCGACCCCGGCGTCCCGGCCGGGAGCCTGCTCGCCGACGGCCGGGCCGACCTCGCCTTCCAGCAGCACAGCGAACTCGCCGGCCTCCCCGGCGTCCGGATCCTCGGCCCGCTGCCCGGCGACACCGCCATCACCTCCACCTTCGCCGCCGCCGTCCTCACCGCCACCGCCACCCCCGACCGGGCCCGCGCCCTGCTCGACCTGCTCGCGGGCGAGCCGGCCACCGCCGCCGTCCGGGCCCGCGGCATGCACCCGCACCGCCCCGGCCGGAGCACGGATGCCCGCTGA
- a CDS encoding NAD(P)/FAD-dependent oxidoreductase produces MVHVAVAGGGIAGLAAGLFLARRGHRVTVLERDPRTAGADLDADFLHWPRPRTPQAVQPHSLLGPVRTVLRELVPDVYAAVLRDGAIEHHDLPAEPADPAGPAHPAGLPPEEFVTMRTRRIVLEAALVRALRAEPGAELRTGSAVEGLLTAGRSAVPRVTGLRTAAGEDLRADLVIDAGGRRTRLPRWLQRAGARPVRTERHPTGIAYFCRWYRARPGQSEPAGLGAAAPHALCGVFPSDNGYFAVALTVSVEDPARTALRDPDAFDAAARTFPAARDWLALDQRPTGPVHVMAGLDNRWTALVDERGPQVTGLIGIGDGAVHTNPTLGQGIPLALWAAAEIARHDDPADPGLAAAHHQWRVARLKPWYDAQVAADRMHRARFRAALRGEPLPAPAGDALLAVALAAARADPAAARARARIRHLRRTPARTLADPADRARAEEWLRAHPDFDGLPPATDRTDRTAWDAALGR; encoded by the coding sequence ATGGTGCACGTGGCGGTGGCGGGCGGCGGGATCGCGGGGCTGGCGGCAGGACTCTTCCTGGCCCGGCGCGGACACCGGGTCACCGTCCTGGAACGCGATCCGCGCACGGCCGGCGCCGACCTGGACGCCGACTTCCTGCACTGGCCGCGCCCCCGCACCCCGCAGGCGGTCCAGCCGCACTCGCTGCTCGGGCCGGTCCGCACCGTCCTGCGCGAACTCGTCCCCGACGTGTACGCGGCGGTGCTGCGGGACGGCGCGATCGAGCACCACGACCTCCCCGCCGAGCCCGCCGACCCCGCTGGCCCCGCCCACCCCGCCGGCCTCCCACCCGAGGAGTTCGTCACCATGCGTACCCGCCGGATCGTGCTGGAGGCCGCCCTCGTCCGGGCCCTGCGTGCCGAACCGGGGGCCGAACTGCGCACCGGCAGTGCTGTCGAGGGCCTGCTGACCGCCGGCCGCAGCGCCGTCCCGCGCGTCACCGGCTTGCGCACCGCCGCCGGCGAGGACCTCCGGGCCGACCTGGTGATCGACGCGGGCGGCCGCCGCACCCGCCTGCCCCGGTGGCTGCAGCGGGCCGGGGCCCGGCCGGTCCGGACCGAGCGGCACCCGACCGGGATCGCCTACTTCTGCCGCTGGTACCGGGCCCGCCCCGGACAGTCCGAGCCCGCCGGGCTCGGCGCCGCCGCGCCGCACGCCCTGTGCGGGGTGTTCCCCTCCGACAACGGCTACTTCGCGGTGGCGCTCACCGTCTCCGTCGAGGACCCCGCCCGCACCGCGCTGCGCGACCCGGACGCCTTCGACGCCGCCGCCCGGACCTTCCCGGCCGCCCGCGACTGGCTCGCCCTCGACCAGCGGCCGACCGGCCCGGTCCACGTCATGGCCGGTCTCGACAACCGCTGGACCGCCCTCGTCGACGAGCGGGGACCGCAGGTCACCGGCCTGATCGGGATCGGCGACGGCGCCGTCCACACCAACCCCACCCTCGGACAGGGCATCCCGCTCGCGCTGTGGGCCGCGGCCGAGATCGCCCGCCACGACGACCCCGCCGACCCCGGGCTGGCCGCCGCCCACCACCAGTGGCGGGTCGCCCGCCTCAAGCCCTGGTACGACGCCCAGGTCGCCGCCGACCGGATGCACCGCGCCCGCTTCCGGGCCGCCCTGCGCGGCGAGCCGCTGCCCGCCCCCGCCGGCGACGCCCTGCTCGCCGTCGCCCTGGCCGCCGCCCGCGCGGACCCGGCCGCCGCCCGGGCCCGCGCCCGGATCCGCCACCTGCGGCGCACCCCCGCCCGGACCCTCGCCGATCCCGCCGACCGGGCCCGCGCCGAGGAGTGGCTGCGCGCCCACCCCGACTTCGACGGCCTCCCGCCCGCGACCGACCGCACCGACCGCACCGCCTGGGACGCCGCGCTCGGCCGCTGA